Proteins found in one Spirochaetota bacterium genomic segment:
- a CDS encoding aconitate hydratase: MGDNVVYKILKDHLLEGRLVPGSEIAIRIDQTLTQDATGTMAYLQFEAMGIPRVRTEISVSYVDHNTLQTGFENSDDHRYLQTMNANYGIHYSRAGNGICHQVHLERFGRPGATLLGSDSHTPTGGGIGMIAIGAGGLDVAAAMGGGPFFLACPRVINVHLIGRLRPWVSAKDIILQVLATLTTRGNVGTMIEYTGPGVTTLSVPERATITNMGAELGVTTSVFPSDDITREFLRAQARGSAWREVLPDPDATYERTIELDLAKLEPMIACPHSPDNIEKISTLKGMKIDQVAIGSCTNSSYRDLATVSAILKGRRVHPDVSLAIAPGSRQVFEMIARDGSLAEMIAAGARIMESACGFCIGAGQAPLTGGVSLRTNNRNFEGRSGTKSAQVYLVSPETATLSALAGELVDPMDMPSDMYPAIASPLSFIIDDSMIIPPSDIRTPVFRGPNIGEPPRTDPLLDTIKGIVQLKVGDKITTDHIMPAGVRLIYRSNIPKYAQYVFENVDPAFSARALAGKAQSLYTAILGGHSYGQGSSREHAAICPMYLGVRIVMAKSFERIHAANLVNFGILPLVLANESDYELISQGQEFAATELHSRVSGEGRIGIRIGGREFEFDLQATRRQRDILMDGGLLNYTRSRMR; the protein is encoded by the coding sequence ATGGGCGACAACGTCGTTTACAAGATATTGAAAGACCACCTCCTCGAGGGCCGGCTCGTCCCGGGAAGTGAGATCGCCATCCGGATCGACCAGACACTCACCCAGGACGCCACGGGCACCATGGCGTATCTGCAGTTCGAAGCCATGGGCATACCCCGCGTGCGGACCGAGATCTCGGTCTCCTATGTCGACCACAACACCCTTCAGACCGGTTTCGAGAACTCCGACGACCACCGCTATCTCCAGACCATGAACGCGAACTATGGCATCCATTATTCGCGCGCCGGAAACGGCATCTGCCACCAGGTGCATCTCGAGCGTTTCGGGAGGCCCGGGGCCACCCTCCTGGGATCGGATTCGCACACACCCACGGGCGGCGGGATCGGCATGATCGCCATCGGCGCGGGTGGCCTCGACGTGGCGGCCGCGATGGGAGGCGGTCCGTTTTTCCTTGCATGTCCCCGTGTTATAAACGTGCATCTTATCGGCAGGCTCCGCCCCTGGGTGAGCGCCAAGGACATCATCCTCCAGGTGCTCGCGACACTCACGACAAGGGGCAACGTTGGTACGATGATCGAATACACAGGCCCCGGCGTCACGACGCTCTCGGTGCCCGAGCGCGCCACCATCACCAACATGGGCGCCGAGCTCGGCGTCACCACGTCCGTTTTCCCGAGCGACGACATAACCCGCGAGTTCCTTCGCGCGCAGGCGAGGGGAAGCGCCTGGCGCGAGGTGTTGCCCGATCCGGACGCGACGTACGAGCGCACCATTGAGCTCGACCTGGCGAAGCTCGAGCCGATGATCGCTTGCCCGCATTCGCCCGACAATATCGAGAAAATCTCCACCCTCAAGGGCATGAAGATCGATCAGGTCGCCATCGGAAGCTGCACCAATTCTTCGTACCGAGACCTCGCCACCGTATCGGCGATATTGAAGGGACGCAGGGTGCACCCCGACGTTAGCCTCGCGATAGCGCCGGGTTCACGCCAGGTCTTCGAGATGATTGCGCGCGACGGATCGCTCGCCGAAATGATCGCCGCGGGGGCGCGCATAATGGAATCGGCCTGCGGATTCTGCATAGGCGCCGGACAGGCCCCGCTGACCGGGGGCGTGTCGCTTCGCACCAACAACCGTAATTTCGAGGGGCGCTCCGGCACCAAATCCGCGCAGGTGTACCTGGTGAGCCCCGAAACGGCGACCCTTTCGGCGCTCGCCGGCGAGCTCGTCGATCCCATGGACATGCCGTCGGATATGTACCCGGCAATAGCCTCCCCTCTATCCTTTATCATCGACGACAGTATGATCATTCCGCCGTCCGATATAAGGACGCCCGTCTTCCGGGGACCGAATATCGGCGAACCGCCCCGTACCGACCCGCTCCTCGATACGATCAAGGGCATAGTTCAGCTGAAAGTGGGCGACAAGATCACCACCGACCATATCATGCCCGCCGGCGTGCGTCTCATCTATCGCTCCAACATCCCGAAATACGCCCAGTACGTTTTCGAAAATGTCGACCCGGCTTTCTCCGCACGGGCGCTCGCGGGAAAAGCGCAAAGCCTGTACACCGCCATTCTCGGAGGTCACAGCTACGGCCAGGGATCGAGCCGCGAACACGCGGCGATCTGTCCAATGTATCTGGGGGTGCGCATCGTCATGGCCAAGTCGTTCGAACGGATTCACGCGGCGAACCTGGTTAATTTCGGCATACTGCCGCTCGTGCTCGCGAACGAGTCGGATTACGAGCTCATTTCGCAGGGACAGGAGTTCGCGGCAACGGAGCTTCATTCGCGCGTTTCGGGAGAAGGCCGGATCGGCATACGGATCGGCGGAAGGGAATTCGAATTCGATCTTCAGGCCACGCGTCGTCAGCGCGATATCCTGATGGACGGAGGGCTTCTAAACTACACGCGCTCCCGCATGCGATAA
- a CDS encoding HNH endonuclease → MLTSEVLVLNAGFIPIRVTSVKEAICLLTSMKAVSVLEEDRYVRSPSLSIRMPSVISVVGYSGFPRKRVAFSKLNVIYRDDMACQYCGRRYSMRELTVDHVIPRSRWESITGRVLTDGFASWRNLVCACRWCNSRKGNRLMNEIGWALLREPFEPEYMPHLVISHDKAEKKGWLPFCLVNVKIIDLISDGACAPLSHAGARVV, encoded by the coding sequence ATGTTGACCTCGGAAGTGCTGGTGCTTAACGCGGGATTCATTCCGATACGGGTCACCTCGGTGAAGGAGGCGATATGCCTGCTCACGTCCATGAAGGCGGTATCCGTACTCGAGGAAGACCGGTATGTGCGCTCGCCGTCCCTGTCGATCCGCATGCCCTCGGTTATATCCGTGGTCGGTTACAGCGGCTTCCCGAGAAAAAGGGTGGCCTTCTCGAAGCTTAACGTCATCTACCGCGACGACATGGCCTGCCAGTACTGCGGGCGCCGGTATTCCATGCGAGAGCTTACCGTCGATCACGTCATTCCGCGCAGCAGATGGGAGTCGATTACCGGCAGAGTGCTCACCGACGGTTTCGCGAGCTGGAGGAACCTGGTGTGCGCGTGCAGGTGGTGTAACAGCAGAAAGGGAAACCGGCTGATGAACGAGATCGGCTGGGCGCTGCTCCGGGAGCCGTTCGAGCCCGAGTACATGCCGCACCTGGTCATCTCGCACGACAAGGCCGAGAAAAAGGGATGGCTTCCCTTCTGTCTGGTCAACGTCAAGATCATCGACCTTATTTCCGACGGCGCCTGTGCGCCGTTATCGCATGCGGGAGCGCGTGTAGTTTAG
- the glpX gene encoding class II fructose-bisphosphatase has translation MDRNLALEVVRVTEAAALYASRLMGRGDAELANRAATEAMAKVFLSVSIRGCIVSGGEYGDSPFARGMMVGTNSGSEVDITIAPLDGKTTCANGGNNAIAAIAMGEKDSLFGAPQIYMEKIAVGPEARGVVDITQPPEINIKRVARAKDKYIEDVTVCVLDRDRHRDLIASIRQTGARIKLINDGDISGAVATAMDGKSIDILMGSGGAMQGVAAAAALKCLGGDIQARFIYRNEDDKRMVLDSGEKDLDRIYGISDMAKGDIVFAATGITNGELLPGVLYVSGGAQTHSVVMRSKTRTVRFITAMHQFDYKPMY, from the coding sequence ATGGACAGAAACCTCGCACTTGAAGTGGTGCGAGTCACCGAAGCGGCTGCATTGTACGCAAGCCGACTTATGGGAAGGGGTGACGCTGAACTGGCCAACCGTGCGGCCACCGAGGCCATGGCCAAGGTGTTTTTATCGGTCTCTATCCGGGGCTGCATCGTAAGCGGCGGCGAATACGGCGACAGCCCCTTCGCCAGGGGAATGATGGTCGGCACCAACTCCGGTTCCGAGGTCGATATCACCATCGCTCCACTCGACGGAAAAACGACCTGCGCAAACGGCGGCAACAACGCGATCGCCGCGATCGCCATGGGCGAAAAAGACTCACTTTTCGGCGCTCCCCAGATCTATATGGAAAAGATCGCCGTCGGGCCCGAGGCGAGGGGAGTCGTGGACATCACCCAGCCACCCGAGATAAACATTAAACGGGTCGCGCGCGCCAAGGACAAATATATCGAGGACGTGACCGTGTGCGTGCTCGACCGCGACCGCCACCGCGACCTGATCGCGAGCATCAGGCAAACCGGCGCTCGCATCAAGCTCATCAACGACGGTGATATCTCGGGAGCGGTGGCGACGGCCATGGACGGCAAGTCGATCGACATCCTGATGGGAAGCGGCGGCGCAATGCAGGGAGTGGCGGCTGCCGCGGCGCTTAAATGCCTCGGAGGAGACATTCAGGCCCGCTTCATCTACCGTAACGAGGACGATAAAAGGATGGTGCTCGATTCCGGGGAGAAAGACCTTGACAGGATATACGGCATCAGCGATATGGCCAAGGGCGATATCGTCTTCGCGGCGACGGGCATCACCAACGGGGAGCTCCTGCCGGGCGTCCTTTACGTGTCCGGAGGCGCTCAGACCCATTCCGTCGTAATGCGATCGAAGACGCGCACGGTTCGTTTTATAACCGCCATGCACCAGTTCGACTACAAGCCCATGTACTGA
- the fsa gene encoding fructose-6-phosphate aldolase, which yields MKFFIDTADINEIRKAREVGILDGVTTNPSLVSKIKRPYIEVLAEIAREVEGPVSAEVIATDSSGIVKEARELAKIGGNVVIKVPLIAEGLKAVKTLSGEGIKTNVTLCFNSLQALMAAKAGATYISPFVGRLDDISSDGMDVIDEIVTIYDNYGFDTEIIVASVRNPLHIKLAALMGAHIATIPYPVFENIVKHPLTDIGLAKFLEDYKKVPK from the coding sequence ATGAAATTCTTTATCGACACCGCAGACATCAACGAAATCAGAAAGGCCCGCGAGGTCGGTATACTCGACGGCGTCACCACCAATCCTTCCCTGGTAAGCAAAATCAAGAGGCCCTACATCGAGGTGCTTGCCGAAATCGCACGCGAGGTCGAGGGACCGGTATCCGCCGAAGTCATCGCCACCGATTCGTCCGGAATCGTAAAAGAGGCCAGGGAGCTGGCGAAGATCGGCGGCAACGTTGTCATCAAGGTGCCGCTCATAGCGGAGGGTCTTAAGGCGGTTAAGACGCTGAGCGGCGAGGGAATCAAGACCAACGTCACGCTGTGCTTCAACTCGCTGCAGGCGCTCATGGCGGCGAAGGCGGGCGCCACCTATATCTCGCCGTTCGTTGGGCGACTCGACGACATATCCTCCGACGGAATGGACGTTATCGATGAAATCGTTACGATCTACGATAACTACGGTTTCGACACCGAGATCATCGTGGCTTCGGTCCGCAACCCTCTCCATATAAAGCTCGCCGCACTGATGGGAGCCCATATCGCGACCATCCCCTACCCGGTCTTCGAGAACATCGTCAAACACCCGCTCACCGACATTGGCCTTGCGAAATTTCTCGAGGATTATAAAAAGGTGCCGAAATGA
- a CDS encoding aminotransferase class I/II-fold pyridoxal phosphate-dependent enzyme, whose product MKLTLVNNKGNLESLLAETARDIPPSGIRKFFDIVYSTPDCISLGVGEPDFVTPWRISDTGIFAIKDGYTHYTPNRGLLELRNLITAAIEKQHGVSYSPEDEVVVTMGVSQGLDIALRSIVNPGDEVIIIEPCYVSYEANIRLIGGVAVGIPSFAGENFRIDINRLKKAITPKTKAILLNYPSNPTGSSIDSDTMTAIARIAVKNNLIIFSDEIYSSIIYENEHKSIISLPGMKERTVYLNGFSKSHAMTGWRLGYVAGPQYLIDVLLKIHQYTALCAPSISQYAAIEAVQSADREVAHMRAEYTKRRNFIVSRFNEAGLPCLSPQGAFYVFPDVSPTGLSSEDFAMKLLNEQKVAVVPGGVFGACGTNHIRCSFANSMENIRTAMKRIDKFVKSL is encoded by the coding sequence GTGAAACTCACTCTGGTCAACAATAAGGGAAATCTCGAATCACTGCTGGCGGAAACGGCGAGGGACATCCCGCCATCAGGCATACGCAAGTTTTTCGACATTGTCTACTCGACCCCTGACTGCATATCGCTCGGCGTCGGCGAACCCGATTTCGTCACCCCCTGGAGAATTTCCGACACAGGCATCTTCGCCATCAAGGACGGGTATACCCATTACACGCCAAACAGGGGCCTGCTCGAGCTGCGCAACCTCATAACCGCAGCCATCGAAAAGCAGCACGGCGTTTCTTACAGCCCGGAGGACGAGGTCGTCGTTACCATGGGGGTATCCCAGGGCCTCGATATCGCGCTTCGCAGCATCGTCAATCCCGGCGACGAGGTCATCATCATCGAGCCCTGCTACGTTTCGTATGAGGCCAATATCCGCCTCATCGGCGGCGTTGCGGTGGGAATACCGAGCTTCGCCGGCGAGAATTTTAGGATCGACATCAACCGCCTCAAAAAGGCGATTACACCTAAAACGAAGGCCATTCTTCTCAATTATCCGTCCAATCCCACCGGTTCGAGCATTGACTCCGACACCATGACGGCCATCGCGCGCATTGCGGTAAAAAACAATCTAATCATCTTCTCGGACGAAATCTACTCGTCGATTATCTACGAAAACGAGCACAAATCCATCATCTCTCTTCCGGGAATGAAAGAACGCACCGTTTACCTTAACGGCTTTTCCAAGTCACACGCCATGACCGGCTGGCGTCTTGGATATGTAGCGGGGCCGCAATATCTCATCGACGTGCTGCTGAAGATACACCAGTACACCGCGCTCTGCGCCCCCTCCATTTCACAATACGCCGCGATCGAGGCCGTGCAGAGCGCCGACCGGGAGGTTGCGCACATGCGCGCCGAGTACACCAAGCGGCGCAATTTCATCGTCAGCCGGTTCAACGAGGCGGGACTCCCCTGCCTCTCTCCACAGGGGGCGTTCTACGTTTTTCCGGACGTCTCGCCGACCGGTCTGTCCTCCGAGGATTTTGCGATGAAACTCCTCAATGAGCAGAAAGTGGCCGTGGTGCCCGGCGGAGTTTTCGGCGCATGCGGGACAAATCACATCCGCTGCTCCTTCGCCAATTCCATGGAGAACATCAGGACCGCAATGAAAAGGATTGATAAATTCGTTAAAAGCCTGTAG
- a CDS encoding NYN domain-containing protein → MVYLIDGFNLIYKFPDLEGLMYQGRLSDARRGLLERLREYIKITGDKIRIVFDGQKEKLLEIKNERLGTIDIYYSLEYSADFLIKQFIKKDLNPRMTTVITSDKDIVRYVTRYRARVKTSEEFAEMLTKAMEKWMEEQIPEKKDDPRLDQEEIAFWERLFRGRKKQPTEL, encoded by the coding sequence ATGGTCTACCTTATCGACGGATTCAACCTCATCTACAAATTCCCCGACCTCGAAGGCCTGATGTACCAGGGGAGGCTTTCGGATGCGCGGCGCGGCCTCCTCGAAAGACTGAGGGAATACATAAAAATCACCGGCGACAAGATACGGATCGTATTCGACGGCCAGAAGGAAAAGCTCCTTGAAATCAAGAACGAGCGGCTCGGCACCATCGACATCTATTATTCACTCGAGTACAGCGCAGACTTTCTGATCAAGCAGTTCATCAAGAAGGACCTCAATCCCCGCATGACCACGGTCATCACCTCGGACAAGGACATCGTCCGTTACGTTACGCGCTACCGCGCACGGGTTAAAACCAGCGAAGAGTTCGCCGAAATGCTCACGAAGGCCATGGAGAAATGGATGGAGGAACAAATCCCCGAGAAAAAGGACGACCCGAGGCTCGACCAAGAAGAGATCGCGTTCTGGGAGAGGCTGTTCAGGGGCAGGAAGAAACAACCCACGGAATTGTGA
- a CDS encoding acyl-CoA dehydratase activase — protein MLTIGMDIGSITTKAAVLKDNRILGTRVIFTGYQAENAGNRVLEEILSELGIARSEVERIVATGYGRNSVSFADSAITEITCHAAGAHYLNPHIRSIIDIGGQDSKTIAVDDTGRVKDFAMNDKCAAGTGRFLEVMARALEVDLDEFGALSLRSQNPSKISSLCTVFAESEVISLISKGESRDNIIAGIHESIAARVVAMAKRVGVVPPIMMTGGVAKNRGVVDALEKKLESPIEVSTSAQENGAIGAAVLAAGVRR, from the coding sequence ATGCTGACGATTGGAATGGACATAGGATCAATCACCACGAAAGCGGCCGTACTGAAAGACAACCGCATACTCGGTACGCGGGTCATTTTTACCGGCTACCAGGCGGAGAATGCCGGCAACAGGGTGCTCGAAGAGATACTTTCGGAGCTCGGGATCGCGCGTTCGGAGGTCGAAAGGATCGTCGCCACCGGGTACGGTCGAAACAGCGTGAGTTTCGCGGATTCGGCGATCACCGAAATTACCTGTCACGCCGCGGGAGCGCATTATCTCAATCCCCACATCCGCTCCATAATCGATATCGGGGGACAGGACAGCAAGACCATTGCGGTCGATGATACCGGCAGGGTCAAGGATTTCGCCATGAACGACAAATGCGCCGCGGGAACCGGAAGGTTTCTTGAGGTAATGGCACGCGCCCTGGAGGTGGACCTGGATGAATTCGGCGCTCTTTCTCTCAGGTCCCAAAACCCGTCCAAGATAAGCAGTCTTTGCACGGTGTTCGCCGAATCTGAGGTCATATCGCTTATATCCAAGGGCGAAAGCCGTGACAACATCATCGCGGGAATACACGAGTCCATTGCGGCCAGGGTGGTCGCCATGGCGAAGCGGGTGGGCGTGGTGCCGCCGATTATGATGACGGGCGGCGTGGCCAAGAACCGCGGAGTAGTGGACGCCCTCGAGAAAAAACTTGAGAGCCCGATAGAGGTTTCCACGAGCGCACAGGAAAACGGAGCGATAGGCGCGGCCGTCCTGGCGGCGGGGGTTCGGCGCTGA
- a CDS encoding alpha/beta hydrolase-fold protein, with protein sequence MKSFLRMAIGALLLLCLSCSGGIVRSTRKAPTGQWIDIKIPFMVDGENRTAGVRAYFPAMYAARGGRTIVLLHNHRGSSRDWSANTDVRRYADEYSIVLVCPSMGATQYETNYYPETQTKWDAIPGGKWIVTVLVPFLREEYGIARERAVLGVAGIGTGARGALLVASGNPEMFGAAAGLSGYYDVSVLTRNQALASVYGSFADFKERWQRDDNIMELAFNLEKTPVFLAHGDRDTTVPIEQSRLLCIRLNHLQKRSGGGYVVEYREVRNKSHEWKLWSGVMADMLSFFNTQLKD encoded by the coding sequence ATGAAATCGTTTCTGAGGATGGCGATTGGCGCCCTTTTGCTTCTCTGCCTCTCGTGTTCGGGGGGGATTGTCCGAAGTACGCGTAAGGCCCCAACCGGACAATGGATCGACATTAAAATACCATTCATGGTTGACGGTGAAAACAGGACCGCCGGTGTGCGGGCCTACTTTCCCGCCATGTACGCCGCGCGCGGGGGCCGCACGATCGTCCTGCTGCACAATCACAGGGGATCATCGCGCGACTGGAGCGCGAATACGGACGTTCGGCGTTACGCCGATGAATATTCCATAGTCCTGGTGTGCCCGTCTATGGGCGCGACTCAGTACGAGACGAACTACTATCCCGAAACCCAGACCAAATGGGACGCCATCCCCGGCGGGAAGTGGATTGTAACGGTGCTGGTGCCGTTTTTACGGGAAGAGTACGGCATCGCCCGGGAGCGCGCGGTCCTGGGCGTAGCGGGTATCGGAACGGGAGCCCGCGGGGCGCTGCTCGTCGCGTCGGGGAATCCGGAGATGTTCGGTGCGGCGGCAGGACTCTCGGGATATTACGACGTCTCGGTGCTCACCCGGAACCAGGCGCTTGCGTCGGTTTACGGCAGTTTCGCCGATTTCAAAGAACGCTGGCAGCGCGACGACAACATTATGGAACTCGCGTTCAACCTGGAGAAAACACCTGTGTTCCTGGCGCACGGTGACAGGGACACCACCGTGCCGATAGAGCAGTCGCGCCTGCTCTGCATCCGCCTCAATCATCTTCAGAAGCGAAGCGGGGGCGGGTATGTCGTCGAGTATAGGGAAGTGCGGAATAAATCACACGAGTGGAAGCTGTGGAGCGGCGTTATGGCCGACATGTTGTCGTTTTTTAACACGCAACTGAAAGACTGA
- the radC gene encoding DNA repair protein RadC yields the protein MQSHLPIQKCIAGGSVQDLSDMELLAILLGTGTRTVDVIELASCMVKQFGGLKGIHGSGLREMAQKHGVGMRKAIRIHAAFELGRRLLSAQNSSPVIDSPERVWKLLQPEMAALKREEFRVFILNNKNSILKKATVSVGTVSEALVHPREIFREAIREAGASIIVAHNHPSGVLVPSREDITATRRIKEAGVIIGIELLDHVIIGQSSYLSMKEAGYL from the coding sequence ATGCAAAGCCACCTTCCCATACAGAAATGCATCGCAGGGGGAAGCGTGCAAGATCTCTCCGACATGGAGTTGCTCGCCATCCTCCTCGGCACGGGTACCCGTACGGTGGACGTGATCGAGCTCGCCTCGTGCATGGTGAAACAGTTCGGGGGATTGAAGGGGATCCATGGCTCCGGCCTCAGGGAGATGGCGCAGAAGCATGGCGTGGGCATGAGGAAAGCGATACGGATCCACGCGGCATTCGAGCTGGGAAGGAGGCTTCTGTCGGCGCAGAACTCGTCCCCGGTCATCGACTCGCCCGAAAGGGTGTGGAAGCTGTTGCAGCCGGAGATGGCCGCACTGAAGCGCGAGGAATTCAGAGTATTCATACTAAACAACAAGAACAGCATATTGAAAAAAGCGACGGTCTCGGTGGGCACCGTTTCGGAAGCGCTCGTCCACCCCAGGGAGATATTCAGGGAAGCGATCCGTGAGGCGGGCGCGTCGATTATCGTCGCACACAACCATCCCTCCGGGGTGCTGGTGCCGTCGCGCGAGGATATCACCGCAACCAGGAGGATAAAAGAGGCCGGTGTGATTATCGGGATCGAGCTTCTCGATCATGTTATCATCGGACAGTCCTCCTACCTCAGCATGAAGGAGGCAGGATACCTCTAA